Proteins found in one Fibrobacter succinogenes genomic segment:
- a CDS encoding NifB/NifX family molybdenum-iron cluster-binding protein has product MAKYKVAVATNDGVNVNVHFGHAAAFDIYEVDEASGKYEKVEVRLKPEHCDGSCGDGTCGQREVQHSSMYAAAKNLADLDYVLCEQLGPQAIQSLARFNVRAFDIALPISEAIAKINIYRNKIAERALRFKSNHND; this is encoded by the coding sequence ATGGCTAAATACAAAGTAGCAGTTGCCACGAATGACGGAGTAAATGTCAATGTTCACTTTGGACACGCAGCCGCATTTGACATCTATGAAGTTGACGAAGCAAGCGGAAAATATGAGAAAGTCGAAGTCCGTTTAAAGCCGGAACATTGCGATGGTTCTTGCGGAGACGGCACTTGTGGTCAGCGCGAAGTTCAGCATTCATCGATGTATGCAGCAGCCAAGAATCTAGCCGATTTAGATTACGTGCTTTGCGAACAGCTTGGTCCGCAAGCGATCCAGTCATTGGCCCGCTTCAATGTACGCGCATTCGATATCGCGCTCCCCATCAGCGAAGCCATTGCAAAAATCAACATTTACAGAAACAAAATCGCAGAACGCGCATTACGATTCAAATCAAATCACAACGACTAA